The Pseudomonas wenzhouensis genome has a segment encoding these proteins:
- the pqqE gene encoding pyrroloquinoline quinone biosynthesis protein PqqE: protein MLSSGSNFAKPGVQVGPPLWLLAELTYRCPLQCPYCSNPLDFAQQGAELSTAEWIEVFRQARELGAAQLGFSGGEPLVRQDLAELIAAARGLGYYTNLITSGIGLTEARIAEFADAGLDHIQISFQAADEEVNNLLAGSKKAFAQKLAMARAVKAHGYPMVLNFVTHRHNIDNIERIIELCLELEADFVELATCQFYGWAELNRAGLLPTREQLERAERITNQWRDKLAAENHPCKLIFVTPDYYEERPKACMNGWGNLFLDITPDGTALPCHSARQLPVQFPNVREQSLAHIWRESFGFNRFRGDDWMPEPCRSCDEKHKDFGGCRCQAFMLTGDASNADPVCSKSAYHGVILAARQQADEAPLGLDALQYRNEKASRIICKV, encoded by the coding sequence ATGCTCAGTTCTGGATCGAACTTCGCTAAGCCGGGCGTACAGGTTGGCCCACCCCTTTGGTTGTTGGCCGAGCTGACTTATCGCTGCCCGCTACAATGCCCGTACTGCTCCAACCCGCTGGATTTCGCCCAGCAGGGCGCCGAACTGTCGACTGCCGAGTGGATCGAGGTGTTTCGCCAGGCGCGTGAACTGGGGGCGGCGCAGTTGGGCTTCTCCGGTGGCGAACCACTGGTGCGCCAGGATCTCGCCGAGCTGATCGCAGCGGCGCGCGGCTTGGGTTACTACACCAATCTGATCACCTCCGGCATCGGCCTGACCGAAGCACGTATCGCCGAGTTTGCCGATGCCGGGCTGGATCATATCCAGATCAGCTTTCAGGCCGCCGACGAGGAAGTGAACAACCTGCTGGCCGGCTCGAAGAAGGCCTTTGCACAGAAACTGGCGATGGCCCGCGCGGTCAAGGCCCATGGCTACCCGATGGTGCTCAACTTCGTCACCCATCGGCATAACATCGACAACATCGAGCGCATCATCGAACTTTGCCTGGAGCTGGAGGCAGATTTCGTCGAACTCGCCACCTGCCAGTTCTATGGCTGGGCCGAGCTCAACCGCGCTGGCCTGTTGCCGACCCGCGAGCAATTGGAGCGTGCCGAGCGCATCACCAATCAGTGGCGCGACAAGTTGGCGGCCGAGAATCACCCGTGCAAGCTGATCTTCGTCACCCCGGATTACTACGAGGAGCGCCCCAAAGCCTGCATGAACGGCTGGGGCAATCTGTTCCTCGACATCACCCCGGACGGCACGGCGCTGCCTTGCCACAGCGCGCGACAGCTGCCGGTGCAGTTCCCCAACGTGCGCGAGCAAAGCCTCGCACACATCTGGCGCGAGTCGTTCGGCTTCAACCGCTTTCGCGGTGACGACTGGATGCCCGAGCCGTGCCGTTCGTGCGACGAGAAGCACAAGGACTTCGGTGGCTGTCGCTGCCAAGCCTTCATGCTCACTGGTGATGCCAGCAACGCCGACCCGGTGTGCAGCAAGTCCGCGTACCATGGTGTGATTCTCGCCGCGCGCCAGCAGGCCGATGAGGCGCCGCTGGGGCTGGATGCCCTGCAGTACCGCAACGAGAAGGCCTCGCGGATCATATGCAAGGTGTGA
- the pqqD gene encoding pyrroloquinoline quinone biosynthesis peptide chaperone PqqD, whose protein sequence is MTTAILPPSVPAIRRGFRLQFEPAQGCHVLLYPEGMIKLNDSASEILQQVDGKRSVAEIIGSLQQRFPDVPGIDEDILAFMEVAHAQFWIELR, encoded by the coding sequence ATGACTACTGCCATCCTGCCACCCAGCGTGCCCGCCATCCGCCGTGGCTTTCGCTTGCAGTTCGAGCCTGCCCAGGGCTGCCACGTGCTGCTCTACCCGGAAGGCATGATCAAGCTCAACGACAGCGCCAGCGAGATTCTCCAGCAGGTCGACGGCAAGCGCTCGGTGGCCGAGATCATCGGCAGCCTGCAGCAGCGCTTCCCTGATGTGCCGGGTATCGACGAAGACATTCTTGCCTTCATGGAGGTGGCCCATGCTCAGTTCTGGATCGAACTTCGCTAA